The sequence CGTCAGAAGAAGGTATACTGAGCAATCCAGAGCGCAGGAGCGTTCGTCATGCGTTTCTCGTTCGGCCAGGTCGTGATCGCCGGCGCGGTGCTCGCAGCCGCGCCGGCGCACGCGCAGACCTTCGACCCCCGTTTTCCCGTCTGCATGCACGTCTATTCCGGCGCGAGTAGCGGCGGCGGGGAATGGTACGATTGCTCCTTCGCATCGCTGTCGCAGTGCCGCGGCACGGCCGCGGGCCGTGCCGCCACCTGCGATCTCAATCCGTTTTATCCGGTCAACGCACCGCCGCCGCGTCCGCGCCGCGGGAGAAGCGGCTAGCACTCCCTTTTTGCGGATCGCGCCTCAGGTGCCGTGAGGGGGCTTGTCGGTCGCGGTGGCGATCACGTCGGCCAATTGCCAGGTCATCTTGTCCGTAGTCCAGTCGCTGGCATGCAGCCTGCTGTCATCGCCCGGGTCCACCAGGCGGTCGAACGAGATCTTCGCGACCTCGTGCCAGCCCTTCATCAACGCGAAACGGCGGAAGACGTTGACGCCCTTGTCGTGCGCGATCTGGCTGATCGCCTCGACCATGGCGTCCGCCTTCTTGCGCTTGGCCGGTGTCAGCACTGCCGGCACATATTGAAGGTCCATCAGGATCACGTCGATCCGCTCGGCGCCGAGCAGTTGGTCGACACCGTCCCGGATCGCCTTCGTGGTGTCCGCGAACGACGGACCGTCGGCTTGCCACACTGAATTGGTGCCGACCTGCCAGATGACGAGATCGGGATTCAGATCGAAGACGTCGTGCTCGAACCGCTTCAGCTCCAACGGAGCGTCTTCGCCGCCGACGCCCCGATTGATCACCTCGATTGCGACATTCGGGAATTTGATCCGAAGAGCCGCCAGCAGCCGCTGCGGATAGGGAGCGATGCCGCCTTCGCCCGCCGTGGTCGACGAGCCGATCGCGACCACCCTGGCCTGCCCGCCTTTCACGCGGCTGGCGAAATTCGTCAGTGGCTGCTCGAACGGTGCGGCCTGGACGGGAAACTCTGACGGATCGAGAGCCACGGTCGCCTCCCTTCAAACTCCGACAACGCAGGGTAGCAAAGGATAGCCCGTTTGCCCGGGATCGCCTAGCCGCGGCGAGGCCGGGTCGCTATTCCTTCCGGATGCCCGACAGCTCGACCACCTTGCGCCAGCGCTCGGTCTCCGCCGTCAGCATGCCGCCAAACGCGCCGGCGTTGCCGTGCAGCGGGATCGCGCCGAGCTCGGCGATGCGGGCCCTGATCTCGCCGTCGGAGAGTGCGGTGTCGATCTCGCGGTTGAGGAGGTCGACGATTTCGAGCGGCGTGCCGTGCGGCGCGCCGACGCCGTAGAACGAGCTCGACTCGTAGCCGGCAAGCGTGTCCGCGATCGGCGGCACGTCGGGGAGGATCTCCGAGCGTTCGCGCGTGGTGACGCCGAGCGCGCGTAGCTTGCCGGCGCGCACCAGCTCGAAGGACGAGGTGACGTTGTCGAACATGCCCTGGATCTGGCCGCTCATCACGTCGGTCAGGCCCGGCGCCGAGCCGCGATAGGGCACGTGGGTGAACTGCACGCCGGCCAGCGACTTGAACAGCTCGCCGGACAGATGCAGCGAGGTGCCGATGCCGGAGGAGGCGATCGACATCTTGCCCGGATTGGCCTTGGCGTAGGCGATGAAGTCGGCAATGTTCTTCACCGGCAGATCATTGTTGACGACCAGCACCAGCGGAATCCGCGCGACGCCCGCGACGGGCGCGATGCCCTTGGCGAAATCATACGGCAGCGCCGGATCGAACGAGGCATTGATCGCGTTCGCGGTCGAGGTCAGCAGCAGCGTGTAGCCGTCAGGGGCCGCGGCGATCACGGCCTGCGTCCCGATATTGCTGCCGGCGCCGGGCTTGTTTTCGACCACGAAGGTCTGGCCGAGCCGATCGGACAGGCGCTGACAGATCAGCCGCGACAGCACGTCGGTCGCACCGCCCGGCGCATAGGGCACCACCCATTTCACGCTGCGCGAGGGATAAGAGGGGTTGCCGAGCGCAAACGCACGCGGCGCAGCGAGCGTGGCTGCGGCACAGGCGGCGGTCTGAAGGAAATGTCGTCTGCTGATCATAAATGCCCCCAGTTCACCTCGCCCCGCTTGCGGGGAGAGGGGACAAGCGCAGCGCGCCCGAATGACTGGATTTGCTATCGCAAGATTCCCACCAGGCCGCACGCCGTTCCCGCCGGCTTGGTAAAGGATGACTAGAGTTAATCGCGCACTAACCGGCTTTTACCTTGTCTCTTAACACCTGGGCAGGGCGCGCCAGCTAAGCTGCCCAAACCAGCAGACAGGTTCCGAAAGAATGAACGGCATGACCACCGGCGTCATCGAGCAACCGAAAGCCGCGCGCGCGCCGTCGGCATCCAGGATCTGGCTGAAAGCCATCGAGCTCACCGCGCGGATCGAGACGCTGCCGGGCCGCCTGTTCGCCGACGTCGTCGACGATTGGGCGCGGCGTCAGCCTGACCGCATCGCGCTGGTCACCGAAGACGCAACGCTTGATTATCAAGGCCTGGCGAAACGGGTTACGCGCTATGCGCGCTGGGCGCGCTCGGTCGGTGTGGCCAAGGGCGATACCGTTGCGCTGATCATGCCGAACGGCATCGATTATGCCGCGGCCTGGCTCGGCATCAGCCGGATCGGCGGCGTGGTCGCGCTGATCAACACCAAGCTCGTCGGCCAATCGCTCGCGCATTGCCTTGATGTCGCAAGGCCCCTGCACATCATCGTCGCGCACGATCTGGTGGCGACGCTCGAGAGCGCGAAGCCGCATCTGAAGACGGAAGCGAAGATCTGGACACATGGCGATGCCCGCAGCGAGCGCGCCATCGACG is a genomic window of Bradyrhizobium sp. CB1717 containing:
- a CDS encoding SGNH/GDSL hydrolase family protein, yielding MALDPSEFPVQAAPFEQPLTNFASRVKGGQARVVAIGSSTTAGEGGIAPYPQRLLAALRIKFPNVAIEVINRGVGGEDAPLELKRFEHDVFDLNPDLVIWQVGTNSVWQADGPSFADTTKAIRDGVDQLLGAERIDVILMDLQYVPAVLTPAKRKKADAMVEAISQIAHDKGVNVFRRFALMKGWHEVAKISFDRLVDPGDDSRLHASDWTTDKMTWQLADVIATATDKPPHGT
- a CDS encoding DUF3551 domain-containing protein, whose product is MRFSFGQVVIAGAVLAAAPAHAQTFDPRFPVCMHVYSGASSGGGEWYDCSFASLSQCRGTAAGRAATCDLNPFYPVNAPPPRPRRGRSG
- a CDS encoding tripartite tricarboxylate transporter substrate binding protein, encoding MISRRHFLQTAACAAATLAAPRAFALGNPSYPSRSVKWVVPYAPGGATDVLSRLICQRLSDRLGQTFVVENKPGAGSNIGTQAVIAAAPDGYTLLLTSTANAINASFDPALPYDFAKGIAPVAGVARIPLVLVVNNDLPVKNIADFIAYAKANPGKMSIASSGIGTSLHLSGELFKSLAGVQFTHVPYRGSAPGLTDVMSGQIQGMFDNVTSSFELVRAGKLRALGVTTRERSEILPDVPPIADTLAGYESSSFYGVGAPHGTPLEIVDLLNREIDTALSDGEIRARIAELGAIPLHGNAGAFGGMLTAETERWRKVVELSGIRKE